A part of Rhodamnia argentea isolate NSW1041297 chromosome 8, ASM2092103v1, whole genome shotgun sequence genomic DNA contains:
- the LOC115741254 gene encoding pectate lyase-like, with protein MGFDDKTFPLVFFISSLLLVVPHLVLSAPLHDPDVVVEEVHRSINASRRNLAYLSCGSGNPIDDCWRCDPNWESNRQRLADCAIGFGKNALGGKNGRIYVVTDSGDDDPVSPRPGTLRHAVIQDEPLWIVFKRDMAIRLKNELVVNSFKTIDGRGASVHIGDGPCITIHYATNIIIHGIHIHDCKQSGNAMIRDSPEHYGWWTVSDGDGVSIYDSKHIWVDHCSLSNCHDGLIDANHGSTAITLSNNYMTHHDKVMLLGSSDSYTRDKDMQVTVAFNHFGEGLVQRMPRCRLGYFHVVNNDYTHWEMYAIGGSASPTIYSQGNRFLAPDDRFKKEVTKHEDASESEWKNWNWRSEGDMLLNGAFFRQTGAGASSTYARASSLSGRPSSMVASMTFTAGVLNCRKGSRC; from the exons ATGGGGTTCGATGATAAGACGTTTCCTCTTGTCTTTTTtatctcctcccttcttcttgTTGTCCCACATCTTGTGCTATCGGCTCCGCTTCACGACCCGGATGTTGTGGTAGAAGAAGTTCATAG GAGCATCAATGCGTCGCGGAGGAACCTCGCCTACCTCTCATGCGGCTCGGGCAACCCGATCGACGACTGCTGGCGATGCGACCCAAACTGGGAGAGCAACCGGCAGCGCCTGGCCGACTGCGCTATCGGGTTCGGGAAGAACGCCCTCGGGGGGAAGAACGGCCGGATCTACGTGGTCACGGACTCGGGGGACGACGACCCGGTGAGCCCCAGGCCGGGCACCCTGCGGCACGCGGTCATCCAGGACGAGCCCCTCTGGATCGTGTTCAAGAGGGACATGGCCATCCGGCTCAAGAACGAGCTCGTGGTGAACTCCTTCAAGACCATCGACGGGCGGGGGGCGAGCGTCCACATCGGCGACGGGCCGTGCATCACCATCCACTACGCCACGAACATCATCATCCATGGCATCCACATCCACGACTGCAAGCAGAGCGGCAACGCCATGATAAGGGACTCCCCGGAGCACTACGGGTGGTGGACTGTGTCGGACGGGGACGGCGTGTCGATCTACGACAGCAAGCACATATGGGTCGACCACTGCTCGCTGTCGAACTGCCACGATGGGCTCATCGACGCCAACCACGGGTCGACCGCCATCACGTTATCGAACAACTACATGACGCACCATGACAAGGTGATGCTCTTGGGGTCCAGCGACTCGTACACCCGGGACAAGGACATGCAAGTCACCGTTGCTTTCAACCATTTTGGAGAAGGTTTGGTCCAAAGAATGCCCAG atGTCGGCTTGGGTATTTTCATGTGGTGAACAATGACTATACTCATTGGGAGATGTATGCCATCGGAGGGAGTGCATCTCCCACCATCTACAGCCAAGGCAACAGATTTCTCGCACCTGATGACAGATTCAAAAAGGAG GTGACGAAGCACGAGGATGCATCGGAGAGCGAGTGGAAGAATTGGAACTGGAGGTCGGAGGGCGACATGTTGCTGAACGGCGCCTTCTTCCGGCAGACGGGGGCAGGCGCGTCGTCGACGTACGCAAGGGCCTCCAGCCTCAGCGGGAGGCCGTCGTCGATGGTGGCTTCCATGACCTTCACTGCCGGCGTGCTCAATTGCAGGAAGGGCTCTCGGTGTTGA